AGAACAGCACTATGACAATATGCTGGAATTCAATATGTTCTTACGCCGCATGAATACAGACGTTTACCAAGCAAAACTCAACAAAGCAGCCCAAATGATTGCTCAAGCCGATTGCACCATTTTCCTAGGCCTTGGCACATCTGGCTCGCTTAGTGAATATGCGACCAAATATTTTGCCAATACCGGCCTGCGGAGCTTTGTCATTTCTGATCCCTTCCAAGCCGTTCAAGTCCAAGGCATGGGCAATATCGTTGCAGTCATTTTGTCTGTTTCAGGCGAAACCGAGCAAGTGGTCAATAAAGAGCTGGAATTCAAAGCAGGCGGAGCAAAAATCATTTCCATCACCAATAATGAAGACTGCTCCGTCGCCAAACTAGCAGATCACCACCTCTCCTACAACCTCATCAATGAATGGTCAAAACAGTATCCTCTGGGCAATCTGACCACCCAACTGCCCGTCCTAGCCCTGTTAGAAATCTTGGCGCACAAGTCAATTGAGTATTTCCTAGAAAATGAAAAATGATTTTTGTTTCAAAATGAGAAACAAATTATCAAAAAAGACCTTCAATCGAAGGTCTTTTTTGCTTCCTAAAATAAGAAAGCCCTAAAAATAAGGACTTAGCAGGTTTTTATTTATAAATCTTGTATTATTCAGTCATTTTAATGAAATAGATAACGCTTGCATTCTCTGAATGAAAACGTTATAATAATTCATATAGAAACGTTAAATTAGAAAACGTTAAGAAAAAGGAGAAAAATAAACATGGCAGAAAAAGTTATTGCACTTGCCTGTGCAGCAGGAATGTCAACATCACTCTTGGTATCAAAAATGCAAAAAGCAGCAGCAGATAATGGAAAAGATTACGAAATCTTTGCAAAATCAACAGCAGACATTGACAATATGCTTGCTGGTACAGGATCACCAAAACCAGACGTTTTGCTTTTAGGCCCACAAGTTGCCTTCATGAAAGGCGAAGTTGCTAAAAAAGCTGAAGCAGCTGGCGTTCCGATGGATGTGATCAAAATGCAAGACTACGGCATGATGCGTGGAGACAAAGTGCTCGCAGCAGCTGAACTCTTGATGAACTAATTTTAGAAATAACTGCACAAAATTGTGAAAGAGCGTAAGCTCTTTTACTATATAACAAATAAAGGAATATGTTTCAAACAAAGGAACAAAAGGGGAAAAATGAGCGATAAATACGAAAATCCAACAAGTGATGACTACATGAGCGTTGTAATGGGCATTATCATGAGCGGCGGAAACGCAAAAGGTTTGGCCTTCCAAGCCATTCAACAAGCAAAATCAGGTGATTTTGAAGCTGCACAAGCTTCATTGACTGAAGCTGGTGAACAACTCCGCGAAGCCCACGATGTCCAAACAGACCTCTTGACACGTCTTGCGCAAGGCGAAAAAATTGGTTGGAATCTCTATATGGTACACGCTCAAGACCACTTAATGAATGCAATTACCTTCAAAGATTTAGCCGTTGAACTTGTTGATCAAGAAAAACGTCTCCAAACTTTGGAAAATAAATAAACCGACCAAGAAAAAGTTGCGACAACGCAGCTTTTTTCACACCCCAATCAATTTCTTACAAGGAGGAGAAGATGAGCTTTTTTGGAAACGTTGATTTTCAAAAATTAACCTATACAGAAAGAGTAATCTACAACTATTTGCGAGATAATGTAGAGAAAATTCCACATTTGCACATCAGAGCAATCGCCCTCGAAGCCCATGTTGGAACCTCTTCAGTCATGCGGCTCGTTCATAAGATGGGCTATGACTCCTACACGGATTTCAAGGCCTATGTCAAAGAAAAAACAGCCCTTGAAGAAGTTAAACCAGCCAGCAGTTCACTCATTTCGCCTGACATTTTTTCCAAAGAAATCGAGCAACAACTGGCCGCATTAACAGGAAAGATTTTAGAGAGTGATAATGTCATTTTCACCGGAATTGGCTCAAGCGGTTTGATTTGTGACTATGCAGCAAGACGTCTCGCTGGTGTGGGAATTAACACTTTCTCTTTCAGTGACGTGACCTATCCTTTAGCCGCGAAATTACGCAATACCACGAATACCCTCGTGATTGCCCTCTCCATTTCGGGCGAAACCAATGAAATTATTGAAGTTTTAAATAATCTGCGCCCAAATAAAGATATTTATATTGCCAGCATTACCCCCAAGCGCAGCTCCACAATTGCTCAACTCAGTGATGTAGTACTGAGCTACCGAATCACCGAGCGCCGAATTAACACCCACTACGATCTGACCAGTCAGCTTCCAAGCGTTTATCTCGCAGAACGACTGACCGATTTGGTCTACGAATCAGCCGATTAAAGAAAGCCATTTGGCTTTCTTTTTTTGCTCAAAAAGCTGTACCAAAAGTACCAAAAACTTTCATTTGTAAAAGTAAAAATCATAACACAAAAGCAACAAAGATGACAACCAGTGATAAAAACCCTAGAATAAAGGCAAACATAAATGACAGAACTGGCACAAAACGTACCACTTCTGGTAAGAAACCTAATTTAAGAAAATGTTTAGTTTCCAAAGAAAACGGTTTCTTAGACGTGTATTTTCTGTTATAATAAAAATGTAGAAAAAAGGTGAGAGCGGTACCAAAACTACCGGCCTCATAAATAAAAAGGAGACTGTTCAAATGAACAATTTTATTCAAGACAAAATCATGCCTCCAATGATGAAATTTTTGAATACCCGTGCAGTCACGGCAATCAAAAATGGTATGATTTACCCTATTCCATTTATTATTGTTGGTTCAGTGTTCTTGATTCTTGGTCAGCTGCCATTCCAAGCAGGGCAAGACTTCATGAACAAAATCAAATTAGGGCCACTCTTCTTACAAATTAACAACGCGTCATTTGGGATCATGGCTTTGCTTGCCGTATTCGGTATTGCTTATGCTTGGGTACGTGATGCGGGGTACGAAGGGGTTCCTGCAGGTTTGACTGGTATTATTGTCCACATTTTGTTACAACCTGACACAGTTCACCAAGTAACAAGTGTTACTGACCCAGCAAAAACTTCAACAGCTTATCAAGTCGGTGGGGTCATTGACCGCGCTTGGCTTGGTGGTAAAGGGATGGTTCTTTCCATCATCGTTGGCCTTTTAGTCGGCTGGATTTACACAGGCTTTATGCGTCGTAACATCACTATCAAGATGCCAGAGCAAGTGCCAGCAAACGTTGCCGCATCATTCACAGCCCTTGTTCCTGCAGGTGCAATCATCACATTAGCCGGTGTGGTACACGGGATTACAACCATTGGTTTCAACACCACTTTCGTCGAACTCGTTTATAAATGGATTCAAACCCCGTTGCAACACGTTACAGACGGCCCTGTCGGTGTCTTCGTTATTGCCTTTATGCCCGTATTCATCTGGTGGTTTGGTGTTCACGGAGCTACTATCATCGGTGGTATCATGGGACCTTTGCTTCAAGCCAATGCTGCTGACAATGCCGCACTTAATAAAGCTGGACATCTTGACCTGGCTCATGGAGCTCACATCGTTACTCAATCCTTCATGGACCAATACTTGACAGTTACTGGTTCTGGTTTGACTATTGGTTTAGTAATCTTCCTCTTGATCGGTGCTAAATCCGTTCAAGGTAAAACTTTGGGTCGTATGGAAATTGGTCCTGCAATCTTTAACATCAATGAACCTATCCTCTTTGGTTTACCTATTGTATTGAACCCAGTGCTTGGTATTCCATTCATTCTCGCACCATTGATTTCTGGTATCTTGACTTACTTAGTCATTTGGCTCGGTATCATTCCACCGTTTAACGGTGCGGTTATTCCGTGGACAACGCCAGCAATTCTATCCGGTCTCTTGGTCGGCGGCTGGCAAGGTATGGTTTGGCAAATCCTCATGTTGTTAATGACGGTCGTTCTCTACTGGCCATTCGCTCGTGCCTACGACAAAATCTTGCTTAAAGAAGAAGCTGAAACAGAAGCCGAAATTGAAGCAACAAAATAAGTTAATTTTGATAAGCTCAAGTCTTCTTGAGCTTATCTTACTTAAAAATAGAAAATAGAAAATTCTAAAAATTACAAGGAGAAAATATGGCATTAAGAAAAGATTTCCTCTGGGGAGGAGCAGTCGCTGCACACCAACTTGAAGGAGGCTGGAATGCTGGTGGTAAAGGGCCATCAGTCGCAGATGTAATGACGGCTGGGAGTAACGGTGTAGAGCGGCGCATCACCGATGGCATTTTGCCAGGTGAAAATTATCCTAATCATGAAGCTATTGATTTTTATCACCGCTACAAAGAAGATGTGGCATTAT
The DNA window shown above is from Lactococcus sp. S-13 and carries:
- a CDS encoding MurR/RpiR family transcriptional regulator; translated protein: MFFPEQISKLNELETLVFDFIIKSPEQVQQMTIRDLASQAHVSTSTIVRLCTKLGFEGWADLKFYLKSQAREKTPEEQHYDNMLEFNMFLRRMNTDVYQAKLNKAAQMIAQADCTIFLGLGTSGSLSEYATKYFANTGLRSFVISDPFQAVQVQGMGNIVAVILSVSGETEQVVNKELEFKAGGAKIISITNNEDCSVAKLADHHLSYNLINEWSKQYPLGNLTTQLPVLALLEILAHKSIEYFLENEK
- a CDS encoding PTS sugar transporter subunit IIB, whose amino-acid sequence is MAEKVIALACAAGMSTSLLVSKMQKAAADNGKDYEIFAKSTADIDNMLAGTGSPKPDVLLLGPQVAFMKGEVAKKAEAAGVPMDVIKMQDYGMMRGDKVLAAAELLMN
- a CDS encoding PTS lactose/cellobiose transporter subunit IIA; translated protein: MSDKYENPTSDDYMSVVMGIIMSGGNAKGLAFQAIQQAKSGDFEAAQASLTEAGEQLREAHDVQTDLLTRLAQGEKIGWNLYMVHAQDHLMNAITFKDLAVELVDQEKRLQTLENK
- a CDS encoding MurR/RpiR family transcriptional regulator, with the translated sequence MSFFGNVDFQKLTYTERVIYNYLRDNVEKIPHLHIRAIALEAHVGTSSVMRLVHKMGYDSYTDFKAYVKEKTALEEVKPASSSLISPDIFSKEIEQQLAALTGKILESDNVIFTGIGSSGLICDYAARRLAGVGINTFSFSDVTYPLAAKLRNTTNTLVIALSISGETNEIIEVLNNLRPNKDIYIASITPKRSSTIAQLSDVVLSYRITERRINTHYDLTSQLPSVYLAERLTDLVYESAD
- a CDS encoding PTS sugar transporter subunit IIC — encoded protein: MNNFIQDKIMPPMMKFLNTRAVTAIKNGMIYPIPFIIVGSVFLILGQLPFQAGQDFMNKIKLGPLFLQINNASFGIMALLAVFGIAYAWVRDAGYEGVPAGLTGIIVHILLQPDTVHQVTSVTDPAKTSTAYQVGGVIDRAWLGGKGMVLSIIVGLLVGWIYTGFMRRNITIKMPEQVPANVAASFTALVPAGAIITLAGVVHGITTIGFNTTFVELVYKWIQTPLQHVTDGPVGVFVIAFMPVFIWWFGVHGATIIGGIMGPLLQANAADNAALNKAGHLDLAHGAHIVTQSFMDQYLTVTGSGLTIGLVIFLLIGAKSVQGKTLGRMEIGPAIFNINEPILFGLPIVLNPVLGIPFILAPLISGILTYLVIWLGIIPPFNGAVIPWTTPAILSGLLVGGWQGMVWQILMLLMTVVLYWPFARAYDKILLKEEAETEAEIEATK